The Frondihabitans australicus genome includes a region encoding these proteins:
- a CDS encoding carboxylesterase/lipase family protein produces the protein MAGLIRRTTSGDVEGVLERGVLSWRGMPFALAPVGERRFRAPAPPEPWQGVRSAAHFGAAAPQDRSRFVGIDQATPQSEDCLTINVIAPQGAGAGEALPVMVYIHGGAYAVGSAREFPHQGESLVREGGIVYVSFNYRLGAFGYVDFSAWSTPEHPIESNLGLRDQVAALEWVHDNISAFGGDPERVTICGESSGANAVTTLMTVPRARGLFSGAIAQSSPANAIYPPDVTERWAADFLEILSRVVRDDDLESTSLEDGAALLHAAPTRAIVTATERLFHRAPDDQPGSIFLSPVIDGDLLPERPLDAFKAGRAAPVPLIIGTNDREGSVFTGRRDILATTPLRIRSIFANTKKKARKAIQAQYPGLPHRPAALDFGGDFSFWYPSIKVAERHCRFAKVYFYRFDVAPRILRVAGVDAFHGLDLYALFDRMDSAFGRTMSLLGGRRAFLRAGRRMRRRWLEFVRTGAVNDWPSYDPHRRRTLIIDTVDRVEFDPRGERRRVWQAFVPHL, from the coding sequence ATGGCGGGACTGATCAGACGGACCACCTCGGGCGACGTCGAGGGGGTGCTCGAGCGCGGGGTGCTCTCGTGGCGCGGCATGCCGTTCGCGCTCGCACCCGTCGGCGAGCGGCGATTCCGTGCTCCTGCGCCCCCCGAGCCCTGGCAGGGCGTCCGCAGCGCCGCCCACTTCGGCGCTGCGGCCCCGCAGGACCGCTCGCGTTTCGTGGGCATCGACCAGGCCACGCCGCAGAGCGAGGACTGCCTCACGATCAACGTCATCGCACCGCAGGGCGCAGGAGCAGGCGAAGCCCTCCCGGTGATGGTCTACATCCACGGCGGCGCCTACGCCGTGGGCAGCGCGCGCGAGTTCCCGCACCAGGGCGAGTCGCTCGTGCGCGAGGGCGGCATCGTCTACGTGAGCTTCAACTACCGCCTCGGCGCCTTCGGCTACGTCGACTTCTCGGCCTGGTCGACGCCCGAGCACCCGATCGAGTCGAACCTGGGCCTCCGCGACCAGGTCGCAGCCCTCGAGTGGGTCCACGACAACATCTCGGCATTCGGCGGCGACCCCGAGCGCGTCACGATCTGCGGCGAGAGCTCAGGAGCCAACGCGGTCACCACGCTCATGACGGTGCCGCGCGCACGAGGCCTGTTCTCCGGCGCCATCGCTCAGTCGTCGCCGGCGAACGCGATCTACCCGCCCGACGTCACCGAGCGGTGGGCCGCCGACTTCCTCGAGATCCTCAGCCGCGTCGTCCGCGACGACGACCTCGAGTCGACGTCGCTCGAAGACGGCGCAGCACTCCTGCACGCGGCGCCCACCCGTGCGATCGTGACGGCCACCGAGCGACTCTTCCACCGGGCGCCCGACGACCAGCCCGGCTCGATCTTCCTGTCGCCGGTCATCGACGGCGACCTCCTGCCCGAGCGTCCGCTCGACGCCTTCAAGGCCGGCCGTGCGGCTCCGGTGCCGCTCATCATCGGCACGAACGACCGCGAGGGGTCGGTGTTCACGGGGCGCCGCGACATCCTGGCGACGACGCCCCTGCGCATCCGGTCGATCTTCGCCAACACGAAGAAGAAAGCGCGCAAGGCGATCCAGGCGCAGTACCCCGGGCTGCCGCACCGCCCCGCGGCCCTCGACTTCGGCGGCGACTTCTCGTTCTGGTACCCGTCGATCAAGGTCGCCGAGCGGCACTGCCGCTTCGCGAAGGTCTACTTCTACCGGTTCGACGTCGCGCCGCGGATCCTCCGGGTCGCCGGCGTCGACGCCTTCCACGGCCTCGACCTCTACGCGCTCTTCGACCGCATGGATTCAGCTTTCGGCCGCACCATGAGCCTCCTGGGCGGTCGTCGCGCCTTCCTCCGGGCCGGTCGCAGGATGCGGCGGCGCTGGCTCGAGTTCGTGCGCACCGGGGCCGTGAACGACTGGCCCTCCTACGATCCGCACCGCCGCCGCACCCTCATCATCGACACCGTCGACCGCGTCGAGTTCGACCCCCGGGGCGAGCGGCGCCGTGTCTGGCAGGCGTTCGTGCCCCATCTCTGA
- a CDS encoding cation:proton antiporter: MELLELLLLLAGSLAVTAFARWRGLPAPLLVVAVALGVSFIPGVPPIEIDSEVILTVILPPLLYSASLDVSFQNFRQSLVQIRRLGIFLVIVTALVVGWVAYNLIPDMTLPAAILVGAVVAPPDAVSAAAIGRKLGLPRKVMAVISGESLINDAASLTLVKVFLLIIGGATLSIGQDLSIFALAIGVGVGVGLVLGVVAHFLRMRVKDPVVETVIGLILPFLAYITAEQLEGSGVLAVVAAGLYVGYNSPKAGYAARLQERPIWAAADVTLEGFVFALIGLQLKTVVGDVADSTRDLWQSVGVAFVVLAVVILVRPIFVFVTYYWSRFWKRFVFTRLRRFRKARVRRMIWGRGDPKLSWQQLTVVSWTGMRGVVTLAAAVSIPEAVDGHDVPARDTMFLIAFVVTVGTLLLQGLTLPSVIRGLKVQDLKQAERDVQAELRLVSDSTQEAVSYLDKRRDAWADEWGAEPIDRGITLLKDRLQRQDQAFRQGLREDTDQAAEIEAEQAGVDAESVEMPTLDRGSELRSVPHVAEPEPVPDPTLVRPGRNNARALASIRRELLQKRREVVLRERDAGNLDEEVMRRVLLGLDAEELAMDTSAVARTRS; this comes from the coding sequence ATGGAACTGCTCGAACTCCTCCTCCTGCTGGCCGGTTCGCTCGCCGTCACGGCGTTCGCCCGCTGGCGAGGCCTCCCTGCGCCCCTGCTCGTCGTCGCGGTCGCCCTCGGGGTCTCGTTCATCCCGGGCGTGCCGCCGATCGAGATCGACTCCGAGGTGATCCTCACGGTGATCCTGCCGCCGCTGCTGTACTCGGCGTCGCTCGACGTGTCGTTCCAGAACTTCCGGCAGAGCCTGGTCCAGATCCGCCGCCTCGGCATCTTCCTCGTGATCGTCACGGCGCTCGTCGTCGGCTGGGTGGCGTACAACCTGATCCCCGACATGACCCTGCCCGCCGCGATCCTCGTGGGCGCGGTCGTCGCGCCGCCCGACGCCGTGTCGGCCGCCGCGATCGGCCGGAAGCTCGGCCTGCCGCGCAAGGTCATGGCGGTGATCTCGGGCGAGAGCCTCATCAACGACGCCGCGTCGCTGACGCTGGTGAAGGTGTTCCTGCTGATCATCGGCGGCGCCACGCTCTCGATCGGCCAGGACCTGTCGATCTTCGCGCTCGCGATCGGCGTCGGCGTGGGCGTCGGGCTGGTGCTCGGCGTCGTGGCGCACTTCCTGCGCATGCGAGTGAAGGACCCCGTCGTCGAGACGGTGATCGGCCTGATCCTGCCGTTCCTCGCCTACATCACCGCCGAGCAGCTCGAGGGCTCGGGCGTGCTCGCCGTCGTGGCCGCCGGCCTCTACGTCGGCTACAACTCCCCCAAGGCCGGCTACGCCGCCCGCCTGCAGGAGCGACCGATCTGGGCGGCCGCCGACGTCACCCTCGAGGGTTTCGTCTTCGCGCTCATCGGCCTGCAGCTGAAGACGGTCGTCGGCGACGTCGCCGACTCGACGCGCGACCTCTGGCAGAGCGTCGGCGTGGCGTTCGTCGTGCTCGCCGTGGTGATCCTCGTGCGGCCGATCTTCGTCTTCGTGACCTACTACTGGTCCAGGTTCTGGAAGCGCTTCGTCTTCACCAGGCTGCGCCGGTTCCGCAAGGCACGAGTCCGACGCATGATCTGGGGCCGCGGCGACCCGAAGCTGAGCTGGCAGCAGCTGACCGTCGTGTCGTGGACCGGTATGCGCGGCGTGGTCACGCTCGCCGCCGCGGTGTCGATCCCCGAGGCCGTCGACGGGCACGATGTTCCTGCGCGCGACACCATGTTCCTCATCGCGTTCGTGGTGACCGTCGGCACGCTCCTGCTCCAGGGCCTCACCCTGCCGTCGGTGATCCGCGGCCTGAAGGTGCAGGATCTGAAACAGGCCGAGCGCGACGTCCAGGCGGAGCTCCGACTCGTCTCCGACAGCACGCAGGAGGCCGTCAGCTACCTCGACAAGCGCCGCGACGCGTGGGCCGACGAGTGGGGCGCCGAGCCCATCGACCGCGGCATCACGCTCTTGAAGGACCGCCTGCAGAGACAGGATCAGGCGTTCCGCCAGGGCCTCCGCGAGGACACCGACCAGGCCGCCGAGATCGAGGCCGAGCAGGCGGGCGTCGACGCCGAGTCGGTGGAGATGCCGACGCTCGACCGGGGCTCCGAGCTGCGCTCGGTGCCGCACGTCGCCGAGCCCGAGCCGGTGCCGGATCCGACGCTGGTGCGCCCGGGCCGCAACAACGCCCGCGCCCTGGCGAGCATCCGCCGCGAGCTCCTGCAGAAGCGTCGCGAGGTGGTCCTCCGCGAGCGCGACGCCGGCAACCTCGACGAGGAGGTCATGCGGCGCGTCCTGCTCGGCCTCGACGCCGAGGAGCTGGCGATGGACACGTCGGCGGTGGCGCGCACGAGGTCGTGA
- a CDS encoding 8-oxo-dGTP diphosphatase, producing the protein MVSDVPWPHDSEALSGHEPLRRVCVSYLLREHDGVVQVLLGRKKRGLGEGRFVGLGGKLEPGETGPQAAVREIAEEAGVSVAETALEHRGDLCYLFPDRPSWSQRSTVFVVTGWSGEPSPSDELDPVWFDLDAVPYGEMWDDARRWLPGVLIGGHVSREFTFADDLATVKQELAL; encoded by the coding sequence ATGGTCTCCGACGTGCCCTGGCCGCACGACTCCGAAGCCCTCTCGGGGCACGAGCCGCTTCGGCGCGTCTGCGTGTCGTACCTGCTGCGCGAGCACGACGGCGTCGTGCAGGTGCTGCTCGGGCGCAAGAAGCGCGGTCTCGGCGAGGGGCGCTTCGTCGGCCTCGGCGGCAAGCTCGAGCCGGGCGAGACGGGCCCGCAGGCGGCGGTCCGGGAGATCGCGGAGGAGGCCGGGGTGTCGGTCGCCGAGACGGCGCTCGAGCACCGCGGCGACCTCTGCTACCTGTTCCCCGACCGGCCCTCGTGGAGCCAGCGCTCGACGGTCTTCGTCGTCACGGGATGGTCGGGCGAGCCGTCCCCCAGCGACGAGCTCGACCCGGTCTGGTTCGATCTCGACGCCGTGCCGTACGGCGAGATGTGGGACGACGCCCGCAGGTGGCTCCCCGGTGTTCTGATCGGGGGACACGTCTCGCGCGAGTTCACGTTCGCCGACGATCTCGCGACCGTGAAGCAGGAGCTTGCCCTCTGA
- a CDS encoding S9 family peptidase — protein sequence MALPDVPHAPIAPKKPVVRSHHGRDFVDDYEWLREKESPEVVAHLEAENAYTELTVRHLEPLRERVFEEIKGRVQETDLGVPTREGGYWYYSRTAEGRQYGIQCRLPIQGPDDWTPPTIEAGVAAAGEEVIFDGNVEADGHDFFSLGSFDVSADGSLLAYAVDVEGDERYTLKVRDLSTGDDLPDEIAETAPGATFDASGRYLFYPTVDESWRPDTIWRHEVGQAPAAGGGRADVKVFEEPDDRYWIGVGLTRSRQYLVIEAGSKITSEAWLLDSADATGDFRVVWPREEGVEYDIDHAIVDGSDRLLITHNRGAVNFELVDVPADDPVSTTDRRVVIAHSDQRRLESVEAFAGHLLVDFREAGLSRIGVIALPGGGHGFGPLRTLEFDEELFTAGWSSNPEFTQATARFGYTSFVTPSTVFDLDVATGERTVLKQQVVLGDYDPAAYAESREWAEASDGTRVPVSLVWRRDAVEPGRPAPLHLYGYGSYEHSIDPSFSVARLSLLDRGVVFAVAHVRGGGEMGRTWYENGKTLMKRNTFTDFVAVADHLIREGRTTPQRLVAEGGSAGGLLMGAIANLAPDRFAGVLAAVPFVDALTSILDPDLPLTVIEWDEWGDPLHDPEVYDYMASYSPYENVPDDASAYPRILAVTSFNDTRVLYVEPAKWVARLREAGAPVSLKIEMQAGHGGVSGRYESWRERAFEIAWILDVLGLAGSGSDPVSGIDTAAAVEPGAGAEA from the coding sequence ATGGCACTCCCCGACGTCCCGCACGCTCCGATCGCCCCGAAGAAGCCCGTCGTCCGCTCGCATCACGGCCGCGACTTCGTCGACGACTACGAGTGGCTGCGCGAGAAGGAGAGCCCCGAGGTCGTCGCCCACCTCGAGGCCGAGAACGCGTACACCGAGCTCACCGTGCGGCACCTCGAGCCGCTGCGGGAGCGCGTCTTCGAGGAGATCAAGGGGCGGGTCCAGGAGACCGACCTCGGCGTGCCGACCCGCGAGGGCGGCTACTGGTACTACTCGCGCACGGCCGAGGGCAGGCAGTACGGCATCCAGTGCCGCCTCCCGATCCAGGGCCCCGACGACTGGACCCCGCCGACCATCGAGGCGGGCGTGGCCGCGGCCGGCGAAGAGGTGATCTTCGACGGCAACGTCGAGGCGGACGGCCACGACTTCTTCTCGCTGGGCTCGTTCGACGTCTCCGCCGACGGTTCGCTGCTCGCCTACGCCGTCGACGTGGAGGGCGACGAGCGGTACACGCTGAAGGTGCGCGACCTCTCCACGGGCGACGACCTCCCCGACGAGATCGCCGAGACGGCTCCGGGTGCGACGTTCGACGCCTCCGGCCGGTACCTCTTCTATCCCACGGTCGACGAGTCGTGGCGCCCCGACACCATCTGGCGGCACGAGGTGGGCCAGGCTCCTGCGGCCGGTGGCGGGCGAGCGGACGTCAAGGTCTTCGAGGAGCCCGACGACCGCTACTGGATCGGCGTGGGCCTCACCCGCAGCCGCCAGTACCTCGTCATCGAGGCCGGCTCGAAGATCACGAGCGAGGCGTGGCTGCTCGACTCGGCCGACGCCACCGGCGACTTCCGCGTCGTCTGGCCGCGCGAGGAGGGCGTCGAGTACGACATCGACCACGCCATCGTCGACGGCAGCGACCGGCTGCTCATCACACACAACCGCGGGGCGGTGAACTTCGAGCTCGTCGACGTGCCGGCCGACGACCCGGTGTCGACGACCGACCGGCGCGTCGTCATCGCGCACAGCGACCAGCGACGGCTCGAGTCGGTCGAGGCGTTCGCCGGCCACCTGCTCGTCGACTTCCGCGAGGCCGGGCTGTCGCGCATCGGCGTGATCGCTCTGCCCGGCGGCGGCCACGGGTTCGGGCCGCTCAGGACGCTGGAGTTCGACGAGGAGCTCTTCACGGCCGGCTGGTCGTCCAACCCCGAGTTCACGCAGGCCACGGCGCGCTTCGGCTACACCTCGTTCGTCACCCCGTCGACCGTCTTCGACCTCGACGTCGCGACCGGCGAGCGAACCGTCCTCAAGCAGCAGGTCGTGCTCGGCGACTACGACCCCGCCGCCTACGCCGAGAGCCGCGAGTGGGCCGAGGCCTCGGACGGCACACGGGTGCCGGTGTCGCTGGTCTGGCGTCGCGACGCCGTCGAGCCCGGGCGCCCTGCCCCCCTGCACCTCTACGGCTACGGCTCGTACGAGCACAGCATCGACCCGTCGTTCAGCGTCGCTCGCCTCAGCCTCCTCGACCGCGGCGTCGTCTTCGCCGTGGCGCACGTGCGCGGCGGCGGCGAGATGGGCCGCACCTGGTACGAGAACGGCAAGACGCTCATGAAGCGCAACACGTTCACCGACTTCGTGGCCGTCGCCGACCACCTGATCCGCGAGGGCCGGACCACGCCGCAGCGTCTCGTCGCCGAGGGCGGCAGCGCCGGCGGCCTGCTCATGGGCGCGATCGCGAACCTCGCCCCCGACCGCTTCGCCGGCGTCCTGGCCGCCGTGCCGTTCGTCGACGCGCTCACGAGCATCCTCGACCCCGACCTGCCGCTCACCGTGATCGAGTGGGACGAGTGGGGCGACCCCCTGCACGACCCCGAGGTCTACGACTACATGGCCTCGTACTCTCCCTACGAGAACGTCCCCGACGACGCCTCCGCCTACCCGCGGATCCTCGCCGTCACCAGCTTCAACGACACCCGCGTGCTCTACGTCGAGCCGGCGAAGTGGGTCGCGAGGCTGCGCGAGGCGGGGGCGCCGGTCAGCCTCAAGATCGAGATGCAGGCGGGGCACGGCGGCGTCTCGGGCCGCTACGAGTCGTGGCGCGAGCGGGCGTTCGAGATCGCCTGGATCCTCGACGTGCTCGGGCTCGCGGGCTCGGGAAGCGACCCCGTCTCCGGTATTGACACCGCGGCGGCGGTCGAGCCGGGCGCAGGAGCCGAGGCGTAG
- a CDS encoding DUF1697 domain-containing protein: protein MADYVALLRGINVGQAKRVPMAVLRETYGKLGLRDVATLLNSGNAVFAADAEPDPAALRAAVLEATGVDSETIVVSAERFREIAAANPLGADDRTPTRVIVAFAATPLSPEEVEVPAVLDDEPEEMVVTPGAIYQWIPDGVLSTKVPLSFWRTLGTTVTARNQQTVAKIVAVLDKRAG, encoded by the coding sequence ATGGCCGATTACGTGGCGCTCCTCCGCGGCATCAACGTCGGGCAGGCGAAACGGGTGCCCATGGCCGTGCTGCGGGAGACCTACGGGAAGCTCGGGCTGCGCGACGTCGCGACCCTCCTCAACAGCGGGAACGCCGTCTTCGCCGCCGACGCAGAACCGGATCCCGCGGCCCTGCGCGCGGCGGTGCTCGAGGCGACCGGCGTCGACTCCGAGACGATCGTCGTGTCGGCGGAGCGCTTCCGCGAGATCGCCGCGGCGAACCCTCTGGGTGCCGACGACCGCACGCCGACCCGGGTGATCGTGGCGTTCGCGGCCACTCCGCTCTCACCCGAAGAGGTGGAAGTCCCCGCGGTACTCGACGACGAGCCCGAAGAGATGGTCGTCACGCCCGGCGCGATCTACCAGTGGATCCCCGACGGCGTCCTGTCGACGAAGGTGCCGCTGTCGTTCTGGCGCACGCTCGGCACGACCGTCACGGCGCGGAACCAGCAGACCGTCGCGAAGATCGTGGCAGTGCTCGACAAGCGCGCCGGCTGA
- a CDS encoding CYTH and CHAD domain-containing protein, which produces MSPTTSLEIERKYDVDEAVRVPDLAGTGPIQRAETQEPVELRATYLDTADHVLLGNRITLRRREGGADEGWHVKLPASAGARREVHSPLGADPDEALPAELRRVVESVLRGRPVHPVLTLATTRTVTRLVDADGAVLGEVADDEVTASDPAVSDPAPASTWREWEVELAPGVDRADGEALLDTVGETLVAAGARVSSSKSKLARGLSAVFAGVDVPAPVALEPVELELGSAAEFVYDAIAPLVGDLVTVDPLVRSGEADAVHRFRTTVRRIRSILTVYRGVLPDDEAAWLADALRTAGRAASVARDLEVRAELLEHYADAAPDGRLPHESLARMRAALRETSREAAIDLERALDDPAYFELLDRLEALPVTEPEGDRALDDSDEFIADSLALEAKRAHRRVRAATTAVSGAGGVRRETVHSARKAARRLRYALEAAKSAGVKGTKAARRTTHGLQDLLGDALDADALATWVEQSADAARRAGEDTFAYGVIVTLADADRRSALAGLRRAAKGL; this is translated from the coding sequence ATGAGCCCCACCACCTCCCTCGAGATCGAGCGCAAGTACGACGTCGACGAGGCGGTGAGGGTGCCCGACCTGGCGGGCACGGGTCCGATCCAGCGGGCCGAGACGCAGGAGCCGGTGGAGCTCCGCGCGACGTACCTCGACACGGCCGACCACGTCTTGCTGGGCAACCGCATCACCCTGCGTCGCCGCGAGGGCGGCGCAGACGAGGGCTGGCACGTGAAGCTGCCCGCGTCGGCCGGAGCCCGCCGCGAGGTCCACTCGCCGCTCGGCGCCGACCCCGACGAGGCGCTGCCGGCCGAGCTCCGGCGGGTCGTCGAGTCGGTGCTGCGCGGGCGTCCCGTGCACCCGGTGCTCACGCTGGCCACCACCCGCACCGTGACCCGGCTGGTCGACGCCGACGGGGCCGTGCTCGGCGAGGTCGCGGACGACGAGGTGACGGCGTCCGACCCGGCCGTGTCGGATCCTGCGCCCGCCTCGACCTGGCGCGAGTGGGAGGTCGAGCTGGCGCCCGGCGTCGACCGCGCCGACGGGGAGGCTCTGCTCGACACCGTCGGCGAGACCCTCGTCGCGGCGGGTGCACGGGTGTCGTCGTCGAAGTCGAAGCTCGCCCGCGGGCTCTCGGCCGTCTTCGCCGGCGTCGACGTGCCCGCGCCGGTCGCCCTCGAACCCGTCGAGCTCGAGCTCGGCAGCGCCGCCGAGTTCGTGTACGACGCGATCGCCCCGCTCGTCGGCGACCTCGTGACGGTCGATCCGCTGGTGCGCTCGGGCGAGGCGGATGCCGTCCACCGATTCCGCACCACCGTGCGCAGGATCCGGAGCATCCTCACCGTGTACCGCGGCGTCCTGCCCGACGACGAGGCCGCCTGGCTCGCCGACGCCCTCCGCACGGCCGGCCGCGCGGCGAGTGTCGCCCGCGATCTCGAGGTGCGCGCGGAGCTCCTGGAGCACTACGCCGACGCCGCGCCCGACGGCCGATTGCCGCACGAGTCGCTGGCCCGCATGCGCGCGGCCCTCCGCGAGACCTCGCGCGAGGCCGCGATCGACCTCGAGCGCGCCCTCGACGACCCCGCCTACTTCGAGCTCCTCGACCGCCTCGAGGCCCTGCCCGTGACCGAGCCGGAGGGCGACCGCGCCCTCGACGACAGCGACGAGTTCATCGCCGACTCGCTCGCGCTCGAGGCGAAGCGGGCGCACCGGCGCGTTCGGGCGGCGACGACCGCGGTGTCAGGAGCCGGGGGAGTCCGCCGCGAGACCGTCCACTCGGCCCGCAAGGCCGCCCGCCGCCTCCGGTACGCCCTCGAAGCCGCGAAGTCCGCCGGGGTGAAGGGCACGAAGGCCGCCCGGCGCACCACGCACGGTCTCCAGGACCTCCTCGGCGACGCCCTCGACGCCGACGCGCTCGCGACCTGGGTGGAGCAGTCGGCCGACGCGGCCCGCCGTGCCGGCGAGGACACCTTCGCCTACGGTGTGATCGTCACCCTCGCCGACGCGGATCGCCGGTCGGCTTTGGCCGGCCTTCGCCGGGCCGCGAAGGGGCTGTGA
- a CDS encoding maltokinase N-terminal cap-like domain-containing protein: MSTVAPSLAGWMARQRWYASKGRTPRISVIGSMESSFDDGIVMTLLVLDEGPTVPVLYQVPLVARMSPLPGGDAAFIGSSDGLYLYDGPHDPVYAAGLLNTLASERHVDGSDVTADGHRVGDAGRYVRSKVLEGEQSNTSIVYQVQAADDTPAQVVAKVFRVLHHGDNPDVTSQAALTAGGSTRVPEAFGYLTASWPDPGREEGRAHGHLAFAQEFLAGSTDAWRVALNAARHGTDFTEAARDLGLAVAAVHATLASQLGTVAATPDAIEGALASMRRRIATAAREVPEVEPFAEGALAVYEAAAQADWPALQRIHGDLHLGQALQTPARGWILLDFEGEPLRPMPERSRPDVTLRDVAGMLRSFDYVAGSLAQERPRIDAAAWAHAARRAFVDGYIEGSGVDVRAQRALLDAFEIDKAVYEAIYESRNRPGWVGIPVAAVERLVSRGAGARTA, from the coding sequence ATGAGCACTGTCGCCCCCTCTCTCGCCGGCTGGATGGCGCGTCAGCGCTGGTATGCGAGCAAGGGGCGAACGCCGAGGATCTCGGTGATCGGCAGCATGGAGAGCTCGTTCGACGACGGCATCGTCATGACCCTCCTCGTACTCGACGAGGGCCCGACCGTGCCGGTTCTCTACCAGGTGCCGCTCGTGGCGCGCATGTCGCCTCTCCCGGGCGGCGACGCGGCGTTCATCGGCTCCAGCGACGGCCTCTACCTCTATGACGGGCCCCACGACCCGGTGTACGCCGCGGGCCTGCTCAACACTCTCGCCTCAGAGCGGCACGTCGACGGCTCCGACGTCACGGCCGACGGTCACCGCGTCGGCGACGCCGGCCGCTATGTGCGCTCGAAGGTGCTCGAGGGCGAGCAGTCGAACACGTCGATCGTCTACCAGGTGCAGGCCGCCGACGACACGCCCGCGCAGGTCGTCGCCAAGGTGTTCCGCGTGCTCCACCACGGCGACAACCCCGACGTCACCTCGCAGGCCGCCCTCACGGCCGGCGGCTCCACGCGCGTGCCCGAGGCGTTCGGCTACCTCACCGCGTCGTGGCCAGACCCGGGCCGCGAGGAGGGGCGCGCACACGGCCACCTCGCCTTCGCGCAGGAGTTCCTGGCCGGGTCGACCGACGCCTGGCGCGTCGCCCTCAACGCGGCCCGGCACGGAACCGACTTCACCGAGGCCGCCCGCGACCTCGGCCTCGCCGTCGCCGCCGTGCACGCCACCCTGGCGTCGCAGCTCGGCACCGTGGCGGCCACCCCCGACGCGATCGAGGGCGCGCTGGCCAGCATGCGACGCCGTATCGCCACGGCCGCCCGCGAGGTGCCCGAGGTCGAGCCGTTCGCCGAGGGCGCCCTCGCCGTCTACGAGGCGGCAGCTCAGGCCGACTGGCCCGCCCTGCAGCGGATCCACGGCGATCTCCACCTCGGCCAGGCGCTCCAGACGCCGGCGCGCGGGTGGATCCTCCTCGACTTCGAGGGCGAGCCCCTTCGCCCCATGCCCGAGCGGTCGCGCCCCGACGTCACCCTGCGCGACGTCGCCGGCATGCTCCGCTCGTTCGACTACGTCGCCGGCTCGCTCGCGCAGGAGCGCCCACGCATCGACGCCGCCGCCTGGGCGCACGCCGCGCGGCGAGCCTTCGTCGACGGCTACATCGAGGGCTCGGGCGTCGACGTCCGCGCGCAGCGCGCGCTGCTCGACGCGTTCGAGATCGACAAGGCCGTCTACGAGGCGATCTACGAGTCGCGGAACCGGCCCGGCTGGGTCGGGATCCCGGTGGCGGCGGTCGAGCGGCTGGTGTCGCGTGGGGCAGGAGCCCGGACCGCCTGA